Proteins encoded by one window of Fusarium graminearum PH-1 chromosome 1, whole genome shotgun sequence:
- a CDS encoding DNA-directed RNA polymerase III largest subunit has protein sequence MAVSGSVDSPVKQQLVDKLPKRFKGIKFGIQSNQDIANQAVLEVSDRLLYDIENNRAPYRHGPLDSRLGTSSKQGRCSTCQESLKDCNGHFGHVRLPLPAFHVGYLRFIMSILQEICKDCGRVLLDEPDRQQFLKDLRRPFLDNLRRTQICKRINEQCRKVKTCPYCGSLNGQIRKIGVLKLAHDKFVAYNKSTSIKKTPPESKIKFDNSFNEAKRENPELDKHLRKAMEDLNPLRVLNLFKMISPTDCELLGLDPAEGRPEMFIWQFLPAPPVCIRPSVAQDNASNEDDITTKLADIVWVSGMIRSALQKGSPVQTIMEQWEYLQTQIAMYVNSDVPGLQQPGFGKTTRGFCQRLKGKQGRFRGNLSGKRVDFSGRTVISPDPNLGIDQVAVPELVAKNLTYPERVQRHNIEKLRQCVKNGPDVWPGAQRVIKSDEGGYLQSLKFGNREYIARDLKFGDIVERHLEDNDIVLFNRQPSLHKLSIMSHLAKVRPWRTFRLNECVCGPYNADFDGDEMNLHVPQTEEARAEAINLMGIKHNLATPKNGEPVIAATQDFITAAYLLSGKDRFFDRKTFTYLCMHMMDGKTHLDLPPPAIIAPQSLWTGKQLFGMLMRPNKDSPVKVNLDAKCKTYKARPGQCPDMDPNDGWLVVRNSEVMCGRMDKSTVGDGKKDSIFYVILRDFGPDEAVTAMNRLAKLCARQLTNHGFSIGIGDVFPPESLIQEKERLAAAAYKQCDDLIETFKAGKLEKAAGCNQEQSLENFMSGILSKVRQQAGSYCVETLSRNNAPLVMAKSGSKGSDLNVAQMVALVGQQIIGGARVADGFQDRTLPHFHKNARQPPSKGFVKNSFYSGLSPTEFIFHAMSGREGLVDTAVKTAETGYMSRRLMKSLEDLSTQYDDTVRTSGGGIVQFQFGADKLDPVDMEGSAAPVHFERTWTHAQSLTVDNTETSMTPDEIRSFCDSKLEHERRRYVRKGLLGGEVLDYEDTSDYGIDEHEGARGFLKAIERHVEALASKLERVRKLAGFEGDRMIRPTAQDHADRTAKVTLSTLQLFIKLCLEKYKKAHVEPGHAVGAVGAHSIGEPGTQMTLKTFHFAGVAGMSITQGVPRIKEIINASKAISTPVITCPLENNEQIEAARVVKGRIEKTYISDILRFVEDEWRTTEGNVVLQIDPTALSDMHLGIGPYDIAEAICKQRKLKVQRDDLSIDGDRIIVRVRDISDPAAKRTATRSKAAAAESGDMLLRANFLRRALPNVPISGYSEATRAIIQTSEQNTHTVLVEGYGLRECMTTEGVIGTKASSNNVMECRDVLGIEAARTTIAVEIGSVMGDMNIDPRHMQLLADVMTYKGEVLGITRFGLSKMRDSVLQLASFEKTPDHLFEAAAGMKTDQIEGVSECIIMGQTMSVGTGAFQVVRRLGIRDSEVKKKLTLFEDCWAEEIDLKRKAYRKG, from the exons ATGGCGGTTTCCGGCTCTGTGGATAGTCCCGTCAAGCAGCAGCTTGTGGACAAGCTGCCAAAGCGATTCAAGGGTATTAAATTTGGTATCCA ATCCAATCAAGATATTGCCAATCAAGCTGTTCTTGAAGTTTCCGACCGCCTACTATATGACATCGAGAACAATCGCGCTCCATATCGCCACGGCCCTCTGGACTCTCGACTG GGCACTTCCAGCAAGCAAGGAAGATGTTCGACCTGCCAAGAATCTCTCAAAGACTGCAATGGGCATTTCGGTCATGTTCGTCTGCCTCTGCCTGCATTCCATGTTGGATATCTTCGTTTCATCATGTCGATTCTGCAAGAAATTTGCAAG GATTGCGGCCGGGTTTTGCTTGATGAACCGGACCGACAACAGTTTCTAAAGGACCTACGACGACCATTCCTAGACAATTTACGACGGACCCAAATATGCAAGAGGATCAACGAGCAATGTCGAAAAGTCAAGACCTGTCCTTATTGCGGCTCTCTCAATGGCCAGATTAGAAAGATCGGTGTTCTCAAGCTGGCTCATGATAAGTTTGTTGCATACAACAAATCAACCTCGATCAAGAAGACACCGCCGGaaagcaagatcaagtttgatAACTCGTTCAATGAGGCGAAACGCGAAAACCCCGAGCTCGATAAGCATTTACGCAAAGCGATGGAGGATTTGAACCCGCTCAGAgtcctcaatctcttcaaaATGATTAGTCCTACAGATTGTGAGCTTCTGGGACTCGATCCGGCCGAGGGAAGACCCGAGATGTTTATCTGGCAGTTCCTGCCTGCTCCTCCTGTCTGTATTAGGCCATCTGTCGCCCAAGACAATGCCAGCAATGAGgacgacatcaccaccaagttGGCCGATATCGTTTGGGTTAGTGGAATGATCCGCTCTGCTTTGCAAAAAGGATCTCCAGTCCAGACCATTATGGAGCAATGGGAATATCTGCAGACCCAGATAGCCATGTATGTCAACAGTGATGTTCCTGGCCTTCAGCAGCCGGGTTTTGGCAAAACCACAAGAGGTTTCTGTCAACGTTTGAAAGGCAAGCAGGGTCGTTTCCGTGGTAATCTCTCCGGAAAAAGAGTCGACTTTTCCGGAAGAACTGTCATCTCCCCAGACCCTAACCTTGGTATCGATCAGGTCGCTGTTCCTGAGTTGGTTGCGAAGAACCTGACCTATCCTGAAAGGGTACAAAGACACAACATTGAAAAACTGCGCCAATGTGTCAAAAATGGACCAGACGTCTGGCCTGGAGCCCAGCGTGTCATCAAGTCAGACGAAGGAGGCTATCTGCAGTCTCTGAAGTTCGGCAACAGGGAGTATATAGCTCGGGATCTCAAGTTTGGTGACATTGTCGAGCGACATCTTGAAGATAACGACATTGTCCTTTTCAACCGCCAACCTTCCCTCCACAAACTCAGTATCATGAGTCATCTAGCCAAAGTCCGTCCTTGGAGGACCTTTAGGCTGAATGAATGTGTCTGTGGCCCTTACAATGCTGACTTCGATGGAGACGAGATGAATCTTCATGTCCCACAAACTGAGGAGGCTCGTGCTGAGGCCATCAATTTGATGGGTATCAAACACAACCTTGCCACCCCCAAGAACGGCGAACCTGTGATTGCTGCGACACAAGATTTTATCACTGCAGCGTATTTATTGAGCGGCAAAGATCGATTTTTCGATCGCAAGACATTCACTTATCTCTGCATGCACATGATGGACGGCAAAACACATCTGGACTTACCACCTCCTGCTATCATTGCACCGCAGTCTCTCTGGACAGGGAAGCAGCTATTCGGTATGTTGATGCGGCCCAATAAAGATTCGCCAGTCAAGGTGAATCTTGATGCCAAGTGCAAGACGTACAAGGCCCGGCCTGGTCAATGTCCTGATATGGACCCCAACGATGGCTGGCTAGTGGTCCGGAACTCAGAAGTCATGTGCGGTCGCATGGATAAGTCCACCGTTGGAGATGGCAAGAAAGACTCGATCTTCTATGTTATTCTACGAGATTTTGGGCCAGACGAGGCTGTGACGGCCATGAACAGGCTCGCTAAACTTTGTGCACGCCAACTAAcaaatcatggcttctcaatTGGTATCGGAGACGTGTTTCCTCCCGAATCGCTCATccaggagaaagaaaggctCGCTGCAGCTGCCTACAAGCAATGCGATGACTTAATTGAGACGTTCAAGGCCGGAAAGctcgagaaggctgccgGTTGCAACCAGGAACAGTCCCTGGAGAACTTTATGTCCGGTATCCTCAGCAAGGTTCGACAACAGGCAGGATCGTACTGTGTCGAAACCTTGAGTCGCAATAACGCTCCGCTTGTCATGGCTAAATCTGGATCGAAGGGTTCGGACCTCAACGTAGCTCAAATGGTTGCCCTTGTTGGACAGCAAATTATCGGCGGCGCTCGTGTGGCGGATGGGTTTCAGGACCGAACGCTTCCCCATTTCCACAAGAACGCTCGACAGCCCCCCTCCAAAGGCTTTGTCAAGAATAGTTTCTACAGTGGCCTTTCACCAACCGAATTTATATTTCACGCTATGTCAGGCCGTGAAGGTCTAGTTGATACTGCTGTCAAAACAGCCGAGACCGGTTATATGTCTCGACGACTAATGAAGTCGCTTGAAGATTTGTCAACCCAATATGACGACACGGTCCGAACGTCCGGGGGCGGCATTGTCCAGTTTCAATTCGGCGCGGACAAACTCGATCCTGTCGATATGGAAGGTTCAGCAGCGCCAGTCCATTTCGAACGAACCTGGACCCATGCACAAAGTTTGACGGTCGATAACACCGAGACCTCTATGACGCCAGACGAAATCAGATCCTTTTGCGACTCAAAATTGGAGCACGAACGACGGCGTTATGTCAGAAAGGGACTTCTGGGCGGCGAAGTACTGGACTACGAAGATACTAGTGATTATGGAATTGACGAACACGAGGGCGCAAGAGGGTTTCTCAAAGCCATCGAGCGTCATGTTGAAGCTCTGGCGTCGAAATTGGAAAGAGTAAGAAAGCTTGCCGGGTTTGAGGGCGACAGAATGATTAGGCCTACCGCCCAAGACCATGCCGACCGAACCGCCAAAGTCACGTTGTCAactctccaactcttcaTTAAATTGTGTCTGGAGAAGTACAAAAAGGCGCATGTTGAACCTGGACATGCTGTTGGAGCCGTTGGAGCTCACTCTATTGGTGAACCAGGTACTCAAATGACATTGAAGACTTTCCATTTTGCTGGCGTTGCTGGTATGAGTATAACACAAGGTGTTCCCCGAATCAAGGAAATCATCAACGCATCCAAAGCTATCAGTACACCGGTCATCACATGTCCCTTGGAGAACAATGAGCAGATTGAAGCGGCAAGGGTGGTTAAGGGGCGAATTGAGAAGACGTACATTTCAGACATTCTACGATTTGTTGAAGACGAATGGCGCACTACAGAAGGCAATGTCGTCCTGCAGATTGACCCAACTGCGCTCTCCGACATGCATCTTGGTATCGGTCCTTACGATATCGCTGAGGCTATATGCAAACAACGCAAGCTCAAGGTGCAAAGGGATGATCTTTCAATCGATGGAGACAGAATTATCGTTCGAGTACGTGATATTAGCGACCCGGCAGCAAAAAGGACAGCTACACGAAgcaaagctgctgctgctgagagCGGAGACATGTTGCTTAGGGCTAATTTCCTTCGTCGCGCACTACCTAATGTGCCTATATCCGGTTATTCTGAAGCGACTCGTGCAATCATTCAGACTTCAGAACAAAACACCCATACTGTTCTCGTGGAGGGTTATGGCCTTCGGGAATGTATGACTACGGAGGGTGTAATTGGAACCAAGGCAAGCTCCAATAACGTCATGGAATGCAGGGACGTACTTGGTATCGAAGCTGCACGAACAACAATCGCTGTCGAGATTGGATCAGTCATGGGTGACATGAATATTGACCCCCGTCATATGCAACTTCTTGCCGACGTGATGACCTACAAGGGTGAGGTTCTTGGCATCACACGTTTTGGTTTGTCCAAAATGCGCGATAGCGTTCTGCAACTGGCTTCGTTCGAAAAGACCCCAGATCATCTTTTCGAGGCTGCGGCCGGAATGAAGACAGACCAGATCGAGGGTGTCAGTGAGTGTATCATTATGGGCCAAACAATGTCTGTCGGCACTGGGGCATTCCAAGTCGTTCGCCGTTTAGGCATTCGGGATAGCGAAGTAAAAAAGAAGTTAACTCTATTTGAGGATTGTTGGGCAGAGGAGATTGACTTGAAGCGAAAGGCTTATCGCAAGGGATAA
- a CDS encoding fimbrin, with product MNVLKLQRKFPQFQQNEIFTLSDAFQRLDVDDKGYLDEATAIKATQQSENQPYDVVRQALKEVELDSSRRVELEDYVSLVAKLRDSSPAQKRMSTGPTSSPGGGGGVVAQRTGGHASKGSLSGKIQVQGSNANITHTINEDERTEFTRHINAVLAGDSDIDSRLPFPTDTFEMFDECKDGLVLAKLINDSVPDTIDERVLNIPGRKIKNLNAFHMSENNNIVIESAKGIGCSVVNIGAGDIIEVREHLILGLIWQIIRRGLLGKIDIKLHPELYRLLDEDETLEQFLRLPPEQILLRWFNYHLKAAKWSRTVNNFSSDVKDGENYAVLLAQIGPEYGVTRAPLQKQDLHDRAEAVLQEADKLGCRKFLTPKSLVAGNPKLNLAFVANLFNNHPALDPITEEEKLEVEDFDAEGEREARVFTLWLNSLDVQPAVVSFFDDLRDGSILLQAYEKVIPNSVNPRHVNKRPAHGGEMSRFKAVENTNYAIELGKQNGFSLVGIQGADITDGQRTLTLGLVWQLMRKNITVTLSSLAQKLGKREITDSEMVRWANDMSQKGGRNSAIRSLKDPSIGSGIFLLDVLNGMKSSYVDYDLVTAGQTDEDAYLNAKLSISIARKLGATIWLVPEDICQVRSRLITTFIGSLMATHEKM from the exons ATGAACGTTTTGAAGCTTCAGAG GAAGTTTCCTCAATTCCAACAAAATGAGATATTCACCTTGTCTGATGCCTTCCAACgacttgatgttgacgacaagGGATATCTTGACGAAGCTACCGCTATCAAGGCCACGCAACAGAGCGAGAACCAGCCCTACGATGTCGTGCGCCAAGCGCTGAAGGAAGTCGAGCTTGATTCATCACGACGTGTTGAGCTGGAAGACTATGTCAGC CTCGTTGCCAAGCTCCGCGATTCCTCACCGGCTCAAAAGCGCATGTCCACAGGGCCTACTTCGTCTCcaggaggtggaggaggcgTCGTTGCACAGCGAACTGGCGGTCATGCCTCCAAAGGCAGCTTAAGCGGCAAAATTCAAGTCCAAGGCTCCAATGCCAACATCACTCACACCATCAACGAGGATGAGCGCACTGAGTTCACCCGTCATATCAACGCTGTTCTGGCTGGTGATTCCGATATCGACAGTCGTCTACCCTTTCCCACAGATACATTCGAAATGTTCGACGAATGCAAGGATGGTCTAGTCCTagccaagctcatcaacgacaGCGTTCCCGACACCATTGACGAACGTGTTCTCAACATACCCGGTAGGAaaatcaagaacctcaaTGCGTTTCACATGAGcgagaacaacaacattgttaTTGAATCTGCCAAAGGCATAGGCTGCTCTGTTGTCAACATCGGTGCTGGTGACATCATTGAGGTCAGAGAACACCTTATCCTGGGTCTGATTTGGCAGATTATTCGACGAGGACTTTTGGGTAAGATCGATATTAAGCTCCACCCTGAGCTTTATCGATTgcttgacgaggacgaaaCCCTTGAGCAGTTCCTCAGACTACCTCCAGAGCAGATTCTCCTTCGATGGTTCAATTATCATCTGAAAGCTGCTAAGTGGTCGCGCAC TGTCAATAACTTCTCTTccgatgtcaaggatggcgaGAACTATGCGGTCCTGCTTGCGCAGATTGGTCCTGAATATGGTGTCACCCGTGCGCCTTTGCAGAAGCAAGACTTGCATGACCGGGCCGAGGCCGTCCTCCAAGAAGCGGACAAGCTCGGCTGCCGCAAGTTCTTGACACCAAAGTCTCTTGTTGCAGGAAACCCAAAGCTTAACTTGGCTTTCGTGGCCAATCTCTTCAATAACCATCCCGCTCTTGACCCTAttaccgaggaggagaaacTTGAAGTCGAAGACTTTGATGCGGAGGGAGAGCGTGAGGCCCGGGTTTTCACTTTGTGGCTCAACAGCTTGGATGTCCAGCCTGCAGTTGTTTCCTTCTTCGATGATCTTCGAGACGGTAGTATCCTCCTTCAGGCTTATGAGAAAGTTATCCCTAACTCTGTCAATCCTCGTCACGTCAATAAACGTCCAGCTCACGGGGGAGAGATGTCAAGGTTTAAGGCCGTTGAGAACACCAACTACGCGATCGAACTCGGCAAGCAGAATGGTTTCTCCCTTGTGGGTATTCAGGGAGCCGACATTACTGATGGACAGAGGACTTTGACTCTTGGCCTCGTGTGGCAGCTCATGCGCAAGAATATTACAGTTACCCTGTCCTCATTGGCCCAGAAGCTGGGCAAGAGGGAGATTACCGACTCCGAGATGGTGCGATGGGCAAACGATATGTCGCAAAAGGGCGGTAGGAACTCTGCCATTCGGTCTTTGAAAGACCCTTCAATTGGCTCAGGTATCTTCCTTCTGGATGTCTTGAACGGAATGAAGAGCAGTTACGTCGATTACGACCTTGTGACAGCTGGTCAAACCGATGAGGACGCTTACTTGAATGCCAAGCTAAGCATCAGCATCGCTCGAAAGCTTGGTGCAACCATCTGGCTAGTCCCTGAGGATATCTGCCAAGTTCGCAGCCGTCTAATTACCACTTTCATTG GTTCCCTCATGGCTACTCACGAAAAGATGTAG